TTCCGGGGAAGTCGTTTGGAACATCGATCAGTTAGAATTTCTTAACGACACTGCACCCGAAACAGTGAACCCAAGCCTTTGGAGAAATGCACAATTACAGGCTATATCAGGTTTATTTGAAGTGGTGGAGGGTGTATACCAAGTTCGTGGACAATCCATCGCCACTACCTTCTTTATCGAAGGAAAACAAGGTGTTATTGTTTGTGATACATCAGCAAGTACGGAAACGGCTAAAGCTGCAATGGAATTATATTATAAACATCGTCCAAATAAGCCCGTTTCAGCGATCATTGTCAGTCAAAGCCATGCGGACCATTTTGGAGGAATTCAAGCCGTTCTAAAATATGCGGCAGATCCGGCCATTCCAATTATCGTACCACAACATTTTACAAAAGAAGCCTTAAGTGAAAATGTCCTTTTAGGTACAATTATGGCGCGCCGAGCAGAGTATCAGTTTGGTAAAAATATACCAGACGGCAGGACAGGCTCTGTTTCTATAGGTATTGGTTCTACAATGAGTTCTGGAACGATGAGTTTTGCGCTGCCAACGTTGGAAATTGAAAACGAAATCCAAACGATGGAAATTGATGGGGTAACCTTCAAGTTTTTGTTAACCCCAAATACAGAAGCACCGGCAGAAATGCATTTTTATATCTGCGATTACAAAGCTTTATTTGTTTCAGAGAATGCTAATCAATTAATGCACCAAATTTATACGGTAAGGGGAGCAAAAACTCGGGATGCCTTGCATTGGGCCAATTCACTCGATAAAACGATCGATTTATTTGAACAGGAAGAGATTGATGCCCTGCTCATGATTCATGCATGGCCAGTTTGGGGCAAAGATCGGGCTTTAGGACATTTGAAATTACAGCGCGATTTATATAAATACATGCACGACCAGACGGTACGTTTAGCGAATCATGGATTAACGATGGAAGAAATAGCTGAAACCATCAAACTTCCAAAATCATTGGATACCTATTGGGGAAACCGGGGGTATTACGGTACATTAAAGCATAATTCGAAGGGGATCTACAATTTTTACTTAGGCTATTATAGTGCACATCCATCAGATTTAGATCCATTACCACAAGTGGAAACGGGTCTTAAATATGTAGAATACATGGGCGGAGTAGCCGCTATTTTGGAAAAAGCAAAAGCTGACTATGAAAACGGGGAATACCGCTGGGTAGCGCAAGTATTAAAAAATGTCGTAATGGCCGACCCAGAAAATAAGGAAGCAAAAAATTTATTGGCCGATGCATTAGAACAATTAGGATACCAAGCCGAATCAGCAAATTGGAGGAATATTTATCTTGTTGGTGCATCCGAACTAAGAGATGGAATGAATAAAGATAATGCTCCACTAGATGTTTCTGGAATTATTCACCATATGCCGGTAGATGATTTCTTAAAGCTAATGGCAGTTAAGCTAAACGGACCAAAAGCAGATGGGAAAAAAATCACATTGAATGTAACTCTATCAGATTCTAACCAAACATATGCGATTTTTATAGAAAATTCTGTTTTGATTTATAAAGAAGGTATGGTAGACGCTAACGCAGATGTTACCTTAACTCTTGATCAATTAATATTTTATGGAATTGGCCTGGGTCTTCTTTCACCTGAACAAGCAGTAGCCACAGGAAAATTAATGATTTCTGGTGACCAAACGAAACTGAGTGAATTTTTATCACTATTAGATGTGTTCGACCGTTTTATCAATATCGTAACACCTTAAATATTAATGAAAAAATGGATGTATTTGAGGAAAGGCTGGAGATTGAATGAAACGTTGGGCGAAATGGATTATTTTACTTGCACTGTTTATCATGTCTATTGTTAATTTTGCCGATAAGTCCATTACTGGATTATCCGGTATCCATATTATGAAGGATTTAGATCTTACCTCAACACAGTTTGGTATCGTAGCTAGTAGTTTTTTTTGGTTATTTTCCATAGCTGGAATCATAGGCGGTGCTTTGTCGGATAGATTGGGCACTGGTAAACTATTAGCTATTATGGCGATTATTTGGACAATCGCACAATCAATGGTGCTGTTTGTATCAAGTTTACCATTACTAATTTTTAGTAGAGTACTACTAGGTGCTGGAGAAGGTGCTTTTTCTGCAACGGCAGTCAGTCATATTAGTAAATGGTTTAAACCGGAGTCACGTGCTTTTGCCATATCGATTATAAATTTTGGCAATGTTGTGGGTATCGCGGTTACCGCCCCTTTAATGGTTTTTTTAATTTCAAATTACGGGTGGAAACAAGCATTTTTTATTTCTGGAATTTGTAGCTTTCTCTGGTTAATAGCCTGGCTTTGGCTGGGACGGCTTAGAGCAGATAATTCTTTTGAAGAAGAGGGAAGTAAACAGGGAAACAAACAAGTGAAAAATGGGAAAGACGTCTGGAATGCTTTACGATCTCCGATATTTATTTTGACAATATTAGTTGCACTTATCGCCTATTCTATAATTGTTTTTGGACTTACCTTCAATCCTGCATATCTAATCAAAGTTAAGGGATTATCTGAACAACAGGCAGCAAATGTGATTGCGATCTCCGGATTAATTGGGGCACTTTTGGGGATTTTCCTTGCTTTTTGTTCAGATCGTTTATACAAAAAAACTCAAAGTTTATGGATTTCGAGAATTCTATTTACCGGTATTTGTGTGATTCTAGCAGGGATTTTATACGCGCTTTATCCACTTGTGAATGGAGCGGGTTCCATTATCATCATCCTTTCACTAGTCAATGCGTTAGTTGTCACCATCAACACTCTTAATCCGGCAGTAGTCATTAGTTTACTTCCTGAGCACAGAGGTGTGATGGCAGGTACTTATTATGGAATTATGTCTTCATCCGGTATTGTTGCTCCAATTATATTTGGAAAACTCATTCAAGAATCCGTTACAAATCCTGCAGGCGGTTTTGATGCATCCATTTATGGAATGTCTATTGCTATGGTGATAGCAGCTATACTCATATTCCTTTTCGGAAAACCAAAACAGCGAGTCACAAAAGAGAGAGAAAGTAAATTAGTTAAAAATTTTTAAAAGGATGGTAGTAATATGGCAGCAAAAAAAGAGAATTTTAATGAGTCATTGAAAGAAACAAAAACGGGAAAGAGAAAACAAGAAGCTGATGAAACGGTAGAAAAAGTAAATGAACTAATACTAGAGGGAAAACATGGCGAAGAAACAACTGACGATGGCGAAATGGAAGGATCGCTTTCTAGTCTAGACCTGCTCTGGACATATGCATTCCAAGAATTAGATCAATGGGAAAAGTGTGCTGATCGACGCGACGAAGTCTTATTAAAAGAGGTGAAACATTTCTCTGAAAGTGTAGAACGGAATCAGGGAAATATAAAAGCAGTAGCAGACCAATTTACAATGGAATTTACTGAATGGGAAAAGACTGCACGAGATGAATTTTTAATGTCAACAACCCTTCTGCAGCAATTCTTTCCAAATAGGTCTTATGAAGAAATTAATGCGCAATTTGATCAGATACAAAATTCAGTATTATCTCTCTTAAGTACTCCGTGTCAAACCATTGGAAACTGCCAGAGTGTTGTGAATTATGAGCATTATATGGAGCTTAGGAAAAAAGGAAGATTGCAATTACTCAATACTATAAAACAAGCTGGAAATCCGCTCTATGAATATCAAAAGGGATTTGTCAATCAGTTTGCAACACAATTCAAAGATCTTATCTTCCCACTAAATAAATATATGGAAGAAACAGAAGAAACTACAAAGTCTTAATTTAAGGAGAAGAACAACATGTCAAATGAAAAAAAATATGATCCATTTTTGGGATTCAACCAATTGAGTGAAATGTGGGACAAACAAATAACTGGCCTATTATATAACTTCGCGGACAACAAAGAATTTGTTCGCACAGCAAGTATCGGAATAAACAGCTATTCTATGTACCTAGAGAAATTAAAAAAGAGCCAAGAGCTTTTTGCTTCTCTCATGAATATACCGACAAAGAAAGATGTTGCGAATGCAGCAAAGCTATCCATTCAGACAGAAGAAAAAATTGATATTTTAGAAGAACAAATTTGGAAATTACAAGACAGTGTAAACTCGATCACTAAAGAAAATGTAGGAATGTTTGAAGAGACTTTAAGTATTGTTATACAGATGAAGTATGAATTCCAGAAGATTGCCAAAGAGGTGGCGGAAACTAAAAAAGTGCAAGCTGACCTTCTGGAATTACGGAAAGAAATAGAAAGAGATCTGATCGGAAGTGTGCGGGAAAAACCGAAAAAGGAATCGGAAAAAAAGCAGGATAAAGAGCTAGTCCTCTCCGGCAGTAATAAATAACATTGAAGAGAGCAGTGATAATTATGAAAGCATTAGGAACAGATCTTTTTCCAATCTTAGGCATAGAAAAAGAAACAAAACGGTGGAACCAGCTTTATAAAATTATGACCGAGCCCAAGCCAGAAATTTTACCAACACCAAGACAGGCTGTCTGGAAGAAAAATAAAGCAACATTATGGTATCATCCTGCAAAGGAAAAAAGACATGCCATCCCAGTATTTCTAGTCTACTCCTTGTTAAATAAGGTGTACATTCTTGACATTGGTGAAGGAAGCAGCGTTGTCGGCGGCCTTACCGAGCGCGGATATGATGTCTACCTATTAGATTGGGGATCCCCTGGGCTTGAAGATTCTGATATCACACTTGATCATTATATTATTGATTATTTAGAGAACGCCCTTAAAAGAGCTTTAAGACATTCAGGTGCAAAGGAAATATCACTTGCTGGTTATTGCCTAGGTGGAACCATTGCAGCCATTCTGGCTTCCATAACAGATTTGCCAATTAAGAATTTATCCCTTGCAGCCGTT
This Neobacillus sp. YX16 DNA region includes the following protein-coding sequences:
- a CDS encoding alkyl sulfatase dimerization domain-containing protein: MKSKVFNPSKSATSFTKEANLAVYESLNFDDQQDFLDANRGFIAPLESTIIKDHSGEVVWNIDQLEFLNDTAPETVNPSLWRNAQLQAISGLFEVVEGVYQVRGQSIATTFFIEGKQGVIVCDTSASTETAKAAMELYYKHRPNKPVSAIIVSQSHADHFGGIQAVLKYAADPAIPIIVPQHFTKEALSENVLLGTIMARRAEYQFGKNIPDGRTGSVSIGIGSTMSSGTMSFALPTLEIENEIQTMEIDGVTFKFLLTPNTEAPAEMHFYICDYKALFVSENANQLMHQIYTVRGAKTRDALHWANSLDKTIDLFEQEEIDALLMIHAWPVWGKDRALGHLKLQRDLYKYMHDQTVRLANHGLTMEEIAETIKLPKSLDTYWGNRGYYGTLKHNSKGIYNFYLGYYSAHPSDLDPLPQVETGLKYVEYMGGVAAILEKAKADYENGEYRWVAQVLKNVVMADPENKEAKNLLADALEQLGYQAESANWRNIYLVGASELRDGMNKDNAPLDVSGIIHHMPVDDFLKLMAVKLNGPKADGKKITLNVTLSDSNQTYAIFIENSVLIYKEGMVDANADVTLTLDQLIFYGIGLGLLSPEQAVATGKLMISGDQTKLSEFLSLLDVFDRFINIVTP
- a CDS encoding MFS transporter, which translates into the protein MKRWAKWIILLALFIMSIVNFADKSITGLSGIHIMKDLDLTSTQFGIVASSFFWLFSIAGIIGGALSDRLGTGKLLAIMAIIWTIAQSMVLFVSSLPLLIFSRVLLGAGEGAFSATAVSHISKWFKPESRAFAISIINFGNVVGIAVTAPLMVFLISNYGWKQAFFISGICSFLWLIAWLWLGRLRADNSFEEEGSKQGNKQVKNGKDVWNALRSPIFILTILVALIAYSIIVFGLTFNPAYLIKVKGLSEQQAANVIAISGLIGALLGIFLAFCSDRLYKKTQSLWISRILFTGICVILAGILYALYPLVNGAGSIIIILSLVNALVVTINTLNPAVVISLLPEHRGVMAGTYYGIMSSSGIVAPIIFGKLIQESVTNPAGGFDASIYGMSIAMVIAAILIFLFGKPKQRVTKERESKLVKNF
- a CDS encoding polyhydroxyalkanoate biosynthesis repressor PhaR, producing MSNEKKYDPFLGFNQLSEMWDKQITGLLYNFADNKEFVRTASIGINSYSMYLEKLKKSQELFASLMNIPTKKDVANAAKLSIQTEEKIDILEEQIWKLQDSVNSITKENVGMFEETLSIVIQMKYEFQKIAKEVAETKKVQADLLELRKEIERDLIGSVREKPKKESEKKQDKELVLSGSNK